The Chelonia mydas isolate rCheMyd1 chromosome 3, rCheMyd1.pri.v2, whole genome shotgun sequence genome includes a region encoding these proteins:
- the LOC102948341 gene encoding heme-binding protein 1 isoform X3 produces MHSGTFPSRNCGVGMARITLEDLNGLDDESLDEDEEPMDGEEQNRLFSHWETVASTHQVTLPQEMAGPIMQMTQHSQVREPVPYVTLLQHEKCEERLYPAGKWACVTKGEPMYEQSISMGFMKLMRYICKENSTGRYLGMTVPVVNEIRLSEEGTELLRDVTTTYYLPGEFQPDPPLPTDPDIRIVERQPLRVLTRVFYGVTTEETILREIRLLWELLGSTDTVLRESYMVAAYENPSVPQRRNEIWFIRRAE; encoded by the exons ATGCACTCTGGCACTTTTCCCAG CAGGAACTGTGGTGTTGGCATGGCTCGCATTACCCTGGAGGACCTCAATGGGTTGGACGATGAGTCCCTTGATGAAGATGAGGAGCCAATGGATGGGGAAGAACAGAACAGGCTGTTCTCTCATTGGGAAACAGTGGCCAGCACCCACCAAGTGACCCTTCCTCAAG AGATGGCGGGTCCCATCATGCAGATGACACAGCACAGCCAGGTGCGTGAGCCGGTGCCCTACGTCACCCTGCTGCAGCATGAGAAG TGCGAGGAGCGGCTGTACCCAGCGGGGAAGTGGGCCTGCGTCACCAAGGGGGAGCCGATGTACGAACAGAGCATCTCCATGGGCTTCATGAAACTCATGCGCTACATCTGCAAGGAGAACTCCACAG GCCGCTACCTGGGCATGACGGTGCCTGTGGTGAACGAGATCCGCCTGAGCGAGGAGGGCACCGAGTTGCTGCGGGACGTCACCACTACCTATTACCTCCCAGGGGAGTTCCAGCCcgacccccctctccccacagaccctgACATCCGCATCGTGGAGAGACAGCCGCTCCGCGTCCTGACCAG GGTGTTCTACGGGGTGACGACAGAGGAGACGATCCTCCGGGAGATCCGCCTtctctgggagctgctgggctccACAGACACCGTGCTGCGGGAAAGCTACATGGTAGCTGCCTATGAGAACCCCAGCGTCCCTCAGCGGCGCAATGAGATCTGGTTCATCCGGCGAGCAGAATGA
- the LOC102948341 gene encoding heme-binding protein 1 isoform X4 gives MARITLEDLNGLDDESLDEDEEPMDGEEQNRLFSHWETVASTHQVTLPQEMAGPIMQMTQHSQVREPVPYVTLLQHEKCEERLYPAGKWACVTKGEPMYEQSISMGFMKLMRYICKENSTGRYLGMTVPVVNEIRLSEEGTELLRDVTTTYYLPGEFQPDPPLPTDPDIRIVERQPLRVLTRVFYGVTTEETILREIRLLWELLGSTDTVLRESYMVAAYENPSVPQRRNEIWFIRRAE, from the exons ATGGCTCGCATTACCCTGGAGGACCTCAATGGGTTGGACGATGAGTCCCTTGATGAAGATGAGGAGCCAATGGATGGGGAAGAACAGAACAGGCTGTTCTCTCATTGGGAAACAGTGGCCAGCACCCACCAAGTGACCCTTCCTCAAG AGATGGCGGGTCCCATCATGCAGATGACACAGCACAGCCAGGTGCGTGAGCCGGTGCCCTACGTCACCCTGCTGCAGCATGAGAAG TGCGAGGAGCGGCTGTACCCAGCGGGGAAGTGGGCCTGCGTCACCAAGGGGGAGCCGATGTACGAACAGAGCATCTCCATGGGCTTCATGAAACTCATGCGCTACATCTGCAAGGAGAACTCCACAG GCCGCTACCTGGGCATGACGGTGCCTGTGGTGAACGAGATCCGCCTGAGCGAGGAGGGCACCGAGTTGCTGCGGGACGTCACCACTACCTATTACCTCCCAGGGGAGTTCCAGCCcgacccccctctccccacagaccctgACATCCGCATCGTGGAGAGACAGCCGCTCCGCGTCCTGACCAG GGTGTTCTACGGGGTGACGACAGAGGAGACGATCCTCCGGGAGATCCGCCTtctctgggagctgctgggctccACAGACACCGTGCTGCGGGAAAGCTACATGGTAGCTGCCTATGAGAACCCCAGCGTCCCTCAGCGGCGCAATGAGATCTGGTTCATCCGGCGAGCAGAATGA
- the LOC102948341 gene encoding heme-binding protein 1 isoform X1, protein MLSPEPAVPCLGRVGTVSGHLTRMVASDDRNCGVGMARITLEDLNGLDDESLDEDEEPMDGEEQNRLFSHWETVASTHQVTLPQEMAGPIMQMTQHSQVREPVPYVTLLQHEKCEERLYPAGKWACVTKGEPMYEQSISMGFMKLMRYICKENSTGRYLGMTVPVVNEIRLSEEGTELLRDVTTTYYLPGEFQPDPPLPTDPDIRIVERQPLRVLTRVFYGVTTEETILREIRLLWELLGSTDTVLRESYMVAAYENPSVPQRRNEIWFIRRAE, encoded by the exons ATGCTCTCCCCGGAGCCAGCGGTTCCGTGTCTGGGACGGGTCGGGACGGTCTCGGGTCATCTCACGCGGATGGTTGCTTCAGACGA CAGGAACTGTGGTGTTGGCATGGCTCGCATTACCCTGGAGGACCTCAATGGGTTGGACGATGAGTCCCTTGATGAAGATGAGGAGCCAATGGATGGGGAAGAACAGAACAGGCTGTTCTCTCATTGGGAAACAGTGGCCAGCACCCACCAAGTGACCCTTCCTCAAG AGATGGCGGGTCCCATCATGCAGATGACACAGCACAGCCAGGTGCGTGAGCCGGTGCCCTACGTCACCCTGCTGCAGCATGAGAAG TGCGAGGAGCGGCTGTACCCAGCGGGGAAGTGGGCCTGCGTCACCAAGGGGGAGCCGATGTACGAACAGAGCATCTCCATGGGCTTCATGAAACTCATGCGCTACATCTGCAAGGAGAACTCCACAG GCCGCTACCTGGGCATGACGGTGCCTGTGGTGAACGAGATCCGCCTGAGCGAGGAGGGCACCGAGTTGCTGCGGGACGTCACCACTACCTATTACCTCCCAGGGGAGTTCCAGCCcgacccccctctccccacagaccctgACATCCGCATCGTGGAGAGACAGCCGCTCCGCGTCCTGACCAG GGTGTTCTACGGGGTGACGACAGAGGAGACGATCCTCCGGGAGATCCGCCTtctctgggagctgctgggctccACAGACACCGTGCTGCGGGAAAGCTACATGGTAGCTGCCTATGAGAACCCCAGCGTCCCTCAGCGGCGCAATGAGATCTGGTTCATCCGGCGAGCAGAATGA
- the LOC102948341 gene encoding heme-binding protein 1 isoform X2 has product MFHFQSTWKKSRNCGVGMARITLEDLNGLDDESLDEDEEPMDGEEQNRLFSHWETVASTHQVTLPQEMAGPIMQMTQHSQVREPVPYVTLLQHEKCEERLYPAGKWACVTKGEPMYEQSISMGFMKLMRYICKENSTGRYLGMTVPVVNEIRLSEEGTELLRDVTTTYYLPGEFQPDPPLPTDPDIRIVERQPLRVLTRVFYGVTTEETILREIRLLWELLGSTDTVLRESYMVAAYENPSVPQRRNEIWFIRRAE; this is encoded by the exons ATGTTCCACTTCCAGTCAACGTGGAAAAAGAG CAGGAACTGTGGTGTTGGCATGGCTCGCATTACCCTGGAGGACCTCAATGGGTTGGACGATGAGTCCCTTGATGAAGATGAGGAGCCAATGGATGGGGAAGAACAGAACAGGCTGTTCTCTCATTGGGAAACAGTGGCCAGCACCCACCAAGTGACCCTTCCTCAAG AGATGGCGGGTCCCATCATGCAGATGACACAGCACAGCCAGGTGCGTGAGCCGGTGCCCTACGTCACCCTGCTGCAGCATGAGAAG TGCGAGGAGCGGCTGTACCCAGCGGGGAAGTGGGCCTGCGTCACCAAGGGGGAGCCGATGTACGAACAGAGCATCTCCATGGGCTTCATGAAACTCATGCGCTACATCTGCAAGGAGAACTCCACAG GCCGCTACCTGGGCATGACGGTGCCTGTGGTGAACGAGATCCGCCTGAGCGAGGAGGGCACCGAGTTGCTGCGGGACGTCACCACTACCTATTACCTCCCAGGGGAGTTCCAGCCcgacccccctctccccacagaccctgACATCCGCATCGTGGAGAGACAGCCGCTCCGCGTCCTGACCAG GGTGTTCTACGGGGTGACGACAGAGGAGACGATCCTCCGGGAGATCCGCCTtctctgggagctgctgggctccACAGACACCGTGCTGCGGGAAAGCTACATGGTAGCTGCCTATGAGAACCCCAGCGTCCCTCAGCGGCGCAATGAGATCTGGTTCATCCGGCGAGCAGAATGA